The following proteins come from a genomic window of Malus sylvestris chromosome 4, drMalSylv7.2, whole genome shotgun sequence:
- the LOC126618018 gene encoding uncharacterized protein LOC126618018, which translates to MASRKSAFYGKPSSIFPASSMDDSAVGSDGLFEFDEADICNASSSTVTESKKSTILSHSEPKKMGRRMMVKNMSMAEKGAADKVMPSSLPVNIPDWSKILKDGYKEQRKLDSDEHCGGEFYGDDEEDDGGDGRVPPHEYLARTRGASFSVHEGIGRTLKGRDLRRVRNAIWKIVGFED; encoded by the coding sequence ATGGCGTCGAGGAAGTCGGCCTTTTATGGAAAACCCAGTTCCATTTTTCCAGCCTCGTCTATGGACGACAGCGCAGTTGGCTCAGATGGGCTGTTCGAATTCGACGAGGCGGATATCTGCAACGCATCATCCAGCACAGTTACTGAGTCCAAGAAGAGCACAATTCTCAGCCACAGTGAGCCGAAGAAAATGGGGAGGAGGATGATGGTGAAGAACATGAGCATGGCGGAGAAGGGTGCCGCCGACAAGGTGATGCCATCGTCGCTTCCGGTGAACATTCCGGACTGGTCCAAGATTCTCAAAGACGGGTACAAAGAGCAGAGGAAGCTGGACAGTGATGAACACTGCGGTGGAGAATTCTACGGTGACGATGAGGAGGACGACGGCGGAGATGGGAGGGTTCCGCCTCATGAGTACTTGGCGAGGACGAGAGGGGCTTCGTTTTCTGTCCATGAAGGGATTGGGAGGACTCTGAAAGGCAGAGACTTGAGGCGGGTGCGAAATGCAATTTGGAAAATAGTTGGGTTCGAAGATTAG
- the LOC126619779 gene encoding 60S ribosomal protein L12-like, protein MFEKPNRITQQNPRTITSFPCAPHKTLASDEPLYKNHAFHSLSLLLLPPKPIRPQTQRAAEEAMPPKFDPSQVVDVYVRVTGGEVGAASSLAPKIGPLGLSPKKIGEDIAKETAKDWKGLRVTVKLTVQNRQAKVSVVPSAAALVIKALKEPERDRKKTKNIKHSGNISLDDVIEIAKVMRNRSMAKELAGTVKEILGTCVSVGCTVDGKDPKDLQQEIADGDVEIPLD, encoded by the coding sequence atgtttgaaaagCCCAACAGAATAACCCAACAAAACCCAAGGACAATTACGTCATTTCCGTGTGCTCCACACAAAACCCTAGCTTCAGATGAACCTCTCTACAAAAACCACGCATTTCACTCACtcagcctcctcctcctccctccaAAACCCATACGCCCCCAAACCCAGAGAGCCGCCGAAGAAGCCATGCCTCCCAAATTCGACCCCTCTCAGGTCGTCGATGTCTACGTCCGAGTCACCGGAGGCGAGGTCGGCGCCGCCAGTTCGCTCGCTCCCAAGATTGGTCCTCTGGGTCTCTCCCCCAAAAAGATCGGAGAAGACATCGCTAAAGAGACCGCCAAGGACTGGAAGGGCCTGAGAGTCACCGTCAAGCTCACCGTGCAGAATCGTCAGGCCAAGGTCTCCGTCGTCCCCTCCGCCGCTGCTCTCGTCATCAAGGCGTTGAAGGAGCCGGAGCGCGACAGGAAGAAGACTAAGAACATCAAGCACAGCGGGAACATTTCGTTGGACGATGTGATTGAGATTGCTAAGGTGATGAGGAACAGGTCCATGGCGAAGGAGTTGGCCGGGACCGTGAAGGAGATTCTGGGCACCTGCGTTTCGGTCGGGTGCACCGTCGACGGCAAGGACCCGAAGGATCTGCAGCAGGAGATTGCCGACGGTGATGTTGAAATTCCCTTGGACTGA